One stretch of Methyloversatilis sp. RAC08 DNA includes these proteins:
- a CDS encoding ComEA family DNA-binding protein: MRRLICCLLLCLAAPWALAALDLNTATEAELDALPGVGPSRAQAIIEHRAKNGPFASVDDLRNVKGIGDKTLAELRPLLTVGPVAGASSSGATASPPSAVPASDGFPWWIVGVIVLVAVIGVVVMRRRAAPSAVPTPAAAPAAPVPAAPPVRSTASPPPRPAGGGTTGMQPGQPVRPAGAPPRPAGSPPAQPSADAATAASAAPPKPAGAPPKPAGSR; the protein is encoded by the coding sequence ATGCGTCGCCTGATCTGTTGTCTGCTGCTTTGCCTCGCCGCTCCCTGGGCGCTTGCCGCGCTCGATCTGAATACCGCCACCGAAGCTGAACTCGATGCATTGCCCGGCGTCGGCCCGAGCCGCGCCCAGGCCATCATCGAGCACCGCGCGAAGAACGGCCCGTTCGCCTCGGTGGATGACCTGCGCAATGTGAAGGGCATCGGCGACAAGACCTTGGCCGAACTCAGGCCGCTGCTCACCGTCGGACCCGTAGCCGGTGCATCGAGCTCTGGCGCGACCGCGAGCCCGCCCTCTGCCGTACCGGCCTCCGACGGCTTTCCCTGGTGGATTGTCGGGGTGATCGTGCTTGTCGCAGTGATCGGCGTCGTGGTGATGCGCCGCCGCGCCGCACCTTCAGCGGTACCGACGCCCGCTGCGGCACCGGCGGCACCGGTGCCAGCAGCACCGCCGGTGCGATCCACCGCATCGCCACCGCCGCGTCCGGCAGGTGGTGGTACCACGGGTATGCAGCCGGGTCAGCCTGTGCGACCGGCTGGCGCGCCGCCGCGACCCGCAGGCAGTCCTCCCGCCCAGCCGTCGGCAGATGCTGCGACTGCAGCGTCGGCTGCGCCGCCCAAGCCGGCAGGCGCTCCCCCCAAACCGGCCGGCTCGCGCTGA
- a CDS encoding LapA family protein, with protein sequence MAILNWLLRIVVFLLLLGLAARNSDPVTVRWFFGHEWRIELSVLLLALFVLGVLLGAFAGWTHARKQSGPTPTSAD encoded by the coding sequence ATGGCCATACTCAACTGGCTGCTGCGCATCGTTGTCTTCCTGCTGCTGCTGGGCCTTGCTGCGCGCAACAGCGATCCGGTCACCGTGCGCTGGTTCTTCGGCCACGAGTGGCGCATCGAACTTTCGGTCTTGCTGCTCGCGTTGTTCGTGCTGGGCGTGCTGCTGGGTGCGTTTGCCGGCTGGACGCATGCGCGCAAGCAGTCGGGCCCGACGCCCACTTCGGCTGACTGA
- a CDS encoding integration host factor subunit beta: MTKSELITRLATRFPQLVAKDADYAVKMILDEMTAALARGDRIEIRGFGSFSLNHRPPRVGRNPKSGEKVLVPEKRVPHFKAGKELRERVDQALAAATPVS, from the coding sequence ATGACAAAATCCGAACTGATCACCCGGCTGGCTACCCGCTTCCCGCAATTGGTGGCGAAGGATGCCGACTACGCAGTCAAGATGATTCTTGATGAAATGACGGCCGCACTGGCGCGCGGCGACCGCATCGAAATTCGTGGTTTCGGCAGTTTTTCGCTGAATCACCGGCCGCCGCGCGTAGGTCGCAACCCGAAGTCCGGCGAAAAGGTTCTGGTGCCCGAGAAGCGCGTGCCGCATTTCAAGGCGGGCAAGGAACTGCGCGAACGGGTCGATCAGGCACTGGCTGCCGCAACGCCGGTATCCTGA
- the cysM gene encoding cysteine synthase CysM, which translates to MLYKTLEDFVGNTPLVRLQRIPGADNARRGNVILGKLEGNNPAGSVKDRPALSMIRRAEERGDIKPGDTLIEATSGNTGIALAMVAAMRGYKMILVMPENQSIERRQSMAAYGAELVLTSKAGSMELARDVAEKLRDEGRGVILDQFANPDNPRAHIEGTGPEIWRDTEGRVTHFVSSMGTTGTIMGTSTFLKSKNPDIQIVGCQPEEGSQIPGIRKWPQAYLPKIYDGARVDRLEYVGQAAAEDMTRRLAAEEGICAGISSGGALVVALRIAAEVENATIVTIVCDRGDRYLSTGVFPS; encoded by the coding sequence ATGCTTTACAAGACACTCGAAGACTTCGTCGGCAACACACCGCTGGTTCGGCTGCAGCGCATTCCGGGCGCGGACAACGCGCGTCGCGGCAACGTCATCCTCGGCAAGCTGGAAGGCAACAATCCGGCCGGCTCGGTCAAGGACAGACCGGCGCTGTCGATGATCCGCCGCGCCGAAGAACGCGGCGACATCAAGCCGGGTGACACGCTGATCGAGGCGACCAGCGGCAACACCGGTATCGCGCTCGCCATGGTGGCGGCGATGCGCGGCTACAAGATGATTCTGGTCATGCCCGAGAATCAGAGTATCGAGCGCCGCCAGAGCATGGCCGCCTACGGTGCCGAACTGGTGCTGACGAGCAAGGCGGGCAGCATGGAACTGGCGCGCGATGTCGCCGAGAAGCTGCGCGATGAAGGTCGCGGCGTCATCCTCGACCAGTTCGCCAATCCGGATAATCCGCGCGCCCACATCGAAGGTACGGGCCCGGAGATCTGGCGCGATACCGAAGGTCGCGTCACCCATTTCGTCAGTTCGATGGGCACCACCGGCACCATCATGGGTACCTCGACCTTTCTGAAGTCGAAAAATCCGGACATCCAGATCGTCGGCTGCCAGCCCGAAGAAGGTTCGCAGATTCCAGGGATACGCAAGTGGCCGCAAGCCTATCTGCCGAAGATCTACGACGGCGCGCGCGTCGACCGGCTGGAGTATGTCGGTCAGGCTGCTGCCGAGGACATGACGCGCCGTCTGGCCGCGGAGGAGGGTATTTGCGCCGGCATCAGTTCCGGCGGTGCGCTGGTCGTCGCGTTGCGCATAGCGGCAGAAGTCGAGAATGCGACCATCGTCACCATCGTCTGCGACCGCGGTGACCGCTATCTGTCGACGGGTGTATTTCCCTCCTGA
- the lapB gene encoding lipopolysaccharide assembly protein LapB — protein sequence MDIELWWLLALPLFFGLGWLAARIDIRHLVSESRALPRSYFAGLNFLLNEQPDRAIESFIEATRSDPQTTELQFALGNLFRRRGETDRAIQIHQALVKREDIKPELRLNARLELGQDYLKAGLLDRAEEVFVGLRNTPLDMAALHHLLDIYQQEKEWAKAIEIARALPPDESHRAQKDIAQFLCELATHALAQSRYNDARPLLEDALATHRKCVRALVLMGDLHAAEQQWELAIEQWQRVEQQNPVYLALVAGRLADAYRKLGRERQGITLLKSYLERHTSLDLLDVVFKEELDTEGPAGALALVRDELRRNPTLLGLDKLLEAQMQTLPPESRTDSDLMKGIIHAHTRRVARYRCDTCGFKARQFHWRCPACGGWETYPPKRTEEFDLTP from the coding sequence ATGGACATCGAACTCTGGTGGTTGCTCGCGCTGCCGCTCTTCTTCGGGCTTGGCTGGCTGGCTGCGCGCATCGACATTCGCCACCTGGTCAGCGAGTCCAGAGCGCTGCCGCGTTCCTATTTTGCCGGTCTGAACTTTCTGCTTAACGAACAGCCGGATCGCGCCATCGAGTCCTTCATCGAGGCGACCCGCAGCGATCCGCAAACCACCGAACTGCAGTTCGCGCTTGGCAATCTGTTCCGTCGCCGCGGCGAGACGGACCGTGCCATCCAGATTCATCAGGCGTTGGTGAAGCGAGAGGACATCAAGCCGGAGTTGCGCCTGAATGCCCGGCTGGAACTGGGTCAGGACTATCTGAAGGCCGGTCTGCTCGATCGCGCCGAAGAAGTGTTCGTCGGACTTCGCAATACGCCGCTCGACATGGCGGCCCTGCACCACCTGCTGGACATCTACCAGCAGGAAAAGGAGTGGGCGAAGGCGATAGAGATTGCACGCGCCTTGCCGCCGGACGAATCACATCGCGCGCAGAAGGACATCGCCCAGTTCCTGTGCGAACTGGCGACCCATGCGCTCGCGCAGTCGCGTTACAACGATGCCCGGCCACTGCTCGAAGACGCGCTGGCCACGCACCGCAAGTGTGTCCGTGCGCTGGTACTGATGGGCGACCTGCACGCCGCCGAGCAGCAATGGGAACTGGCAATCGAACAGTGGCAGCGGGTCGAGCAGCAGAATCCCGTCTACCTCGCCCTGGTCGCCGGCCGTCTCGCCGACGCCTATCGCAAGCTCGGGCGCGAACGTCAGGGCATCACGTTGCTGAAGAGCTATCTGGAACGCCACACGTCGCTCGACTTGCTCGACGTGGTGTTCAAGGAAGAGCTCGATACGGAAGGGCCGGCCGGCGCGCTAGCGCTGGTGCGCGACGAGCTGCGCCGCAATCCGACGTTGCTCGGGCTCGACAAGCTGCTTGAAGCGCAGATGCAGACACTGCCGCCGGAATCGCGCACCGATTCCGACCTGATGAAGGGCATCATTCATGCGCACACGCGCCGTGTGGCGCGTTACCGTTGCGATACCTGCGGCTTCAAGGCGCGCCAGTTTCACTGGCGCTGTCCGGCCTGCGGCGGCTGGGAAACCTATCCGCCCAAACGTACCGAAGAATTCGACCTCACGCCCTGA
- the rfaE1 gene encoding D-glycero-beta-D-manno-heptose-7-phosphate kinase has product MSLPTSSLSLPDTSRARILVAGDVMLDRYWFGDVQRISPEAPVPVVKIDRVEERPGGAANVARNCAALGAHVSLLSVVGADDAGRTLRTQMQAAGIDASLHEDAALSTTIKLRVIGRQQQLLRIDFENMPTHEVLRAKLDEFARRVSDADLVILSDYGKGALSNIRDMMDIARAAGKRVLVDPKGDDYSRYVGATLLKPNRNELREVVGRWADDDDLARRARTLRDELNLGALLLTRSDAGMSLYDAGGVIHEPALAREVYDVSGAGDTVIATMAVMLAAGSSMPDAMRLANRAAGIVVAKLGTAVCSLDELAADLRHT; this is encoded by the coding sequence ATGAGCTTGCCGACATCCAGTTTGTCGTTGCCTGACACCTCGCGCGCACGCATCCTCGTCGCCGGCGACGTGATGCTCGACCGCTACTGGTTCGGCGACGTGCAGCGCATCTCGCCGGAGGCGCCGGTGCCGGTGGTAAAGATCGACCGGGTCGAGGAGCGGCCGGGTGGTGCGGCCAATGTCGCGCGCAACTGTGCCGCACTTGGCGCGCACGTCAGCCTGTTGTCGGTGGTGGGTGCCGACGACGCCGGCCGTACGCTGCGTACCCAGATGCAGGCGGCGGGCATCGACGCCAGCCTGCACGAGGACGCCGCGCTATCGACCACCATCAAGCTGCGCGTGATCGGCCGCCAGCAGCAACTGCTGCGCATCGATTTCGAGAACATGCCGACGCATGAAGTATTGCGCGCCAAGCTTGATGAGTTTGCTCGCCGGGTGAGCGACGCGGATCTGGTGATCCTGTCCGATTACGGCAAGGGCGCACTGTCGAACATCCGCGACATGATGGATATTGCCCGAGCCGCCGGCAAACGCGTACTGGTCGATCCCAAGGGCGACGACTATTCGCGCTACGTCGGCGCCACGCTGCTGAAGCCGAATCGCAACGAGTTGCGCGAGGTTGTCGGGCGCTGGGCGGATGACGACGATCTGGCGCGCCGTGCGCGCACGCTGCGCGACGAGCTGAATCTCGGCGCCCTGCTGCTGACTCGCTCGGACGCCGGCATGAGCCTGTACGACGCGGGTGGTGTCATTCACGAGCCCGCGCTCGCACGCGAGGTGTACGACGTGAGCGGCGCGGGCGACACGGTGATCGCCACGATGGCCGTGATGCTGGCGGCAGGCAGTTCGATGCCCGATGCGATGCGGCTGGCGAACCGCGCAGCGGGCATCGTCGTTGCGAAGCTCGGCACTGCGGTATGCTCGCTCGACGAACTGGCGGCCGATCTGCGTCACACCTGA